One Leishmania infantum JPCM5 genome chromosome 17 DNA window includes the following coding sequences:
- a CDS encoding ysine decarboxylase-like protein: MVVAAVFTIKLRDGEAEQQFLDAFAPLQQHSVRNEPGTLTYELHQVFENGQPVPLQYLVLERYSSMRDFEEIHLKSAPLQNLFKVVAGIAVEEQKLTVYSNVASQPAMDSRPQVWSDKDTEDPLLQKGVLVFAGARSGSKPAYTQEAKALAKYIVEEAKQPVVYGGGTVGVMGELAKEAHALNGKIISIIPNALSESEVSGPMIGDRIYTTATMSERKSIMFAHANTVVALPGGVGTFDELLEVITLFQLNAYRPKIGIVNVEGFFDPFVALLRHLMAEGFLEEKVFDFLVIAPTAIEVMETLKSFVPPPSPASTLIWTSRP; encoded by the coding sequence ATGGTTGTGGCGGCTGTGTTTACCATCaagctgcgcgacggcgaggcggagcagcagttCCTCGACGCCTTCGccccgctgcagcagcactccGTTCGTAATGAGCCCGGTACTCTCACCTATGAGCTGCATCAGGTCTTTGAGAATGGCCAGCCGGTGCCGCTACAGTACCTCGTACTGGAGCGCTACAGCAGCATGCGCGACTTCGAAGAGATTCACCTGAAGAGCGCGCCCCTCCAGAACCTCTTTAAAGTCGTAGCCGGGATCGCCGTTGAGGAGCAGAAGCTAACTGTGTACAGCAACGTTGCATCGCAGCCGGCAATGGACAGCAGGCCACAGGTGTGGTCTGACAAGGACACGGAAgacccgctgctgcagaagggTGTGCTGGTTTTTGCCGGTGCGCGTAGCGGCAGCAAGCCCGCGTACACGCAGGAGGCCAAGGCTCTCGCCAAGTACATCGTCGAAGAAGCGAAGCAGCCTGTTGTCTACGGCGGTGGCACGGTCGGTGTTATGGGTGAGttggcgaaggaggcgcacgcactgAATGGCAAGATCATCTCCATCATCCCCAACGCCCTGTCGGAGAGCGAAGTATCAGGGCCGATGATTGGCGACCGCATCTACACAACAGCCACCATGTCGGAGCGGAAGAGCATCATGTTTGCTCACGCCAACACGGTGGTCGCACTGCcaggcggcgtcggcaccTTTgatgagctgctggaggtgatCACGCTGTTCCAGCTCAACGCCTATCGGCCCAAGATTGGCATTGTGAATGTCGAAGGGTTCTTCGACCCTTTCGTTGCGCTGCTGAGGCACCTAATGGCCGAAGGCTTCCTGGAGGAGAAGGTCTTCGACTTCCTGGTGATCGCGCCAACCGCGATTGAGGTTATGGAAACGCTCAAGTCCtttgtgccgccgccgagtcCGGCTTCCACACTGATCTGGACAAGTCGACCGTAG
- a CDS encoding putative OSM3-like kinesin, whose product MGKKDQAAAAENIKVLVRCRPFSEKENAMGHKSCVDLDMVQNTVTVKSIIGEPDRWTFDAVINNSFSQEDIFTQFIMPLTESVLGGFNATVFAYGQSGSGKTHTMTGVMGNSTLEGVIPRCVKHIFDSVQKMRDEAPSTTVSMYVSFMELYNGKVRDLLAKQQVSLDIRENKDHTFFVKGAVVAQVKFPEDVIRHLEEGTDRRRVASTELNADSSRSHSVFSLILECTETLEDGSTRAVSSKLNLVDLAGSERQGKTGASGDTLKEGCNINLSLSALGTVIDTIVKGGAHVPFRSSPLTMLLKDSLGGNSKTVMFANINPSERNMSETVSTLRFADRAKQIKNKPVVNMDSKDQKIAELTEIVKELREKLAKYENEGTAGLEEEVVQLQEKIGQLEVQLDNATKSREADLVDYETAKATLAAERQTLNTRLLSMEDEISQLQNQLQISESSGAAMQSQLNEVWTLCYNYFLTPTEKAAQTLEQLQVTRTFEEILRNAKKKAEGGGESSLQEKIQSLTADLKASQAEHMATKKELKTSKAQLERHLAEVKEELAEWKRASVAPGSSIGDGQVAVAMGQQQDYTMQEEKLLAAIKLDDNGAAAIKLLREENEKLRRQLMAAASALPRSTAAVAAPQQKSASISKNAAADSAVPLELQSSTSAAAQNAAAISSLQAELEEAKAKVEHVTASRESLYAELEAQRTELAKLESTVAQHDRQLAKVQQEYEAKLAAATHSEDEVTRLETRLRERSDQLEQVRALLEKQKAIIIKNNEKAEYFQISVREKTEALVALEQQFREQLENKDAQMQQLINKRVAEFSEQRSAELNEKSLRQKKLKKKVHKLQEELNKWEERFDMKVCECEDLRKALEEKKVEQMRLLRRIELSDDEAEALEQKEQIQNALERAKQERRRKDDLFAMGEVRSAKSVVRRSTTDPSDDAECS is encoded by the coding sequence ATGGGCAAGAAGGAccaggccgccgcggcggagaaCATTAAGGTGCTCGTCCGATGCCGTCCTTTCAGCGAGAAGGAAAATGCGATGGGTCACAAGAGCTGCGTCGACCTTGACATGGTGCAGAACACCGTGACCGTGAAGAGCATCATTGGCGAGCCCGATCGCTGGACCTTTGACGCGGTGATCAACAACAGCTTCTCCCAGGAGGACATCTTCACCCAGTTCATTATGCCACTGACGGAGTCCGTGCTCGGCGGCTTCAACGCAACAGTATTCGCCTACGGCCAGTCCGGCTCCGGTAAGACACACACAATGACGGGTGTGATGGGAAACAGCACGCTGGAGGGTGTGATCCCCCGGTGCGTCAAGCACATTTTCGACTCTGTACAGAAGATGAGAGACGAGGCGCCGAGCACGACCGTCAGCATGTACGTGTCCTTCATGGAGCTGTACAATGGTAAGGTGCGCGACCTGCTAGCGAAGCAGCAGGTGTCACTGGATATCCGCGAAAACAAGGATCACACCTTTTTTGTGAAAGGCGCCGTTGTGGCGCAGGTCAAGTTCCCTGAGGATGTTATCCGGCACCTGGAGGAGGGCACAGACCGTCGCCGCGTCGCGTCCACGGAGCTGAACGCCGATAGCAGCCGCTCGCACTCCGTTTTCTCGCTCATTCTGGAGTGCACCGAGACCCTCGAAGACGGCAGCACCCGCGCCGTGTCGAGCAAGCTGAACCTGGTGGATCTTGCCGGCTCGGAGCGCCAGGGCAAGACTGGCGCCTCGGGTGACACGCTGAAAGAGGGGTGCAACATCAACCTCTCGCTGAGCGCGCTCGGCACCGTCATCGACACCATTGTCAAGGGCGGCGCCCACGTGCCGTTCCGCAGCAGCCCTCTGACGATGCTGCTGAAGGACTCGCTTGGTGGAAACAGCAAGACCGTCATGTTTGCGAATATCAACCCCAGCGAGCGCAACATGTCGGAGACGGTGTCGACGCTGCGCTTTGCGGACCGCGCCAAGCAGATCAAGAACAAGCCGGTTGTGAACATGGACTCGAAGGATCAGAAGATCGCAGAACTGACGGAAATAgtgaaggagctgcgcgagaaaCTGGCCAAGTACGAGAACGAGGGCACGGCggggctggaggaggaggtggtgcagctaCAAGAGAAGATAGGTCAActggaggtgcagctggacAACGCCACAAAGAGCCGCGAAGCGGATTTGGTCGACTACGAGACGGCGAAGGCCACTCTTGCCGCGGAGCGGCAGACCCTTAAcacccgcctcctctccATGGAGGACGAGATTAGCCAGCTGCAGAATCAACTGCAGATCTCGGAGAGCAGCGGGGCGGCAATGCAGTCTCAGCTGAACGAAGTGTGGACGCTGTGCTACAACTACTTCCTGACGCCGAcagagaaggcggcgcagacgctggagcagctgcaggtcaCTCGGACATTCGAGGAGATACTGCGAAACGCCAAGAAGAAGGCGGAAGGAGGCGGTGAGTCGTCCCTGCAGGAGAAGATCCAGTCGCTGACGGCGGACCTCAAGGCGTCCCAGGCAGAGCACATGGCAACCAAGAAGGAGCTCAAGACCAgcaaggcgcagctggagcggcacctggcggaggtgaaggaggagctggccgAGTGGAAGAGAGCCTCGGTCGCGCCCGGCAGTAGCATCGGCGATGGTCAAGTTGCGGTGGCAatggggcagcagcaggactACACAatgcaggaggagaagctgctggcAGCGATTAAGCTCGACGacaacggcgccgcagcgatcAAGCTTTTACGCGAGGAAAACGAGAAGCTGCGACGCCAGCtgatggcggcagcgtccgctctgcctcgctcgaccgcggcggtggctgcgccCCAGCAAAAGTCGGCCTCCATCTCAAagaacgcggcggcggactcagcggtgccgctggagctgcagTCGTCCACAAGTGCGGCGGCTCAGAACGCCGCAGCGATTAGCAGTCTTCAGGCGGAGCttgaggaggcgaaggccaAGGTGGAGCACGTGACTGCTTCTCGCGAGTCTCTCTacgcggagctggaggctcAACGCACGGAGCTCGCCAAGTTGGAGTCCaccgtggcgcagcacgacCGACAGCTCGCCAAAGTGCAGCAGGAGTACGAGGCGAAGCTGGCAGCTGCCACCCACTCAGAGGACGAGGTGACGCGGCTGGAAACCCGCCTGCGCGAGCGCTCTGACCAACTAGAGCAGGTGCGCGCATTGCTGGAGAAGCAGAAAGCCATCATCATAAAGAACAACGAGAAGGCAGAGTATTTCCAGATCTCTGTGCGGGAAAAGACGGAGGCCCTCGTGGCACTGGAACAGCAGTtccgcgagcagctggagaaCAAGGATGcgcagatgcagcagctcatcaaTAAGCGCGTCGCCGAGTTTTCTGAGCAGCGAAGCGCTGAACTGAATGAAAAGTCGCTCCGTCAGAAGAAGCTAAAGAAGAAGGTCCAtaagctgcaggaggagctgaacAAGTGGGAAGAGCGGTTCGACATGAAGGTGTGCGAGTGCGAGGACCTCCGCAAAGCtctggaggagaagaaggtggagcagatgcgcctgctgcgccgcatcgagCTCTCCGATGACGAGGCTGAGGCCTTGGAGCAGAAGGAGCAAATCCAGAACGCCCTCGAGCGCGCAAAGCAGGAGCGCCGTCGCAAGGACGATCTCTTCGCCATGGGTgaggtgcgcagcgccaagTCCGTTGTGAGGCGTAGCACGACAGATCCCTCAGACGACGCCGAGTGCTCGTAG
- a CDS encoding putative protein kinase: MLSSTDSPRAHTSPTESRAAPNGLTEADTASPTRRESLVPQLAPSCVITPLQGSAASPRTLSCSRGSSEKHLNEADASHLQHPLSPNALSTQLTPSTPAKQRLLCRGAPPPSLQQQLSPALPSLARRLWNQFPVREHPSPPRGKNASDVGAEERAAAQFSMLDVFNVGNDASPQLSTLLGSPTRRSENSPALERVGSSQSSLFSTPMTRRLQGCMTKESPDYRALPAPHTSPPPLTFSTADLASVDSDKRMRNVHRRQDGWVRSPKADCRASACRQPHPGGHYSTPVASLAPPPVPQHGKISPHEPTRAASGRTASRSIGRKRDGYTRSIARFPSVSAAATPFRDLDQHLPSESAFFPTSSSEGRPHRYTVSPAKPMSPMRESKSRSTGRSPSSDAVGGARHFSSSVEKASVFKELLALDHDVVCASSEATASSRRCGRRRYSANTSPPHDGDYIGDALTASADQRMFLQIKRQSKFWPSDNTSCRFSNAVIGSTARRGVRRSSSSHTADQGGRSASSMPLSAVMGVIPREDFVHRLGGDSMQSLSSLPQLHQQQLQQLPASPSAPPLPRARTLMASIMHDHAPCSSLRPPELTPAAMEWRESAEMLVDSCCYTPSIVVEQQQQQQLLLTPLMDQPAEHSTASVQERGSLGHRVSLCSRHRRSVANGSISTARSSSSSNASRRCSCSSAPPAPAHANAESSMSLKVPALVPPPPWTPRDALYWMRNRLTLQEQEEILGYDVVYYCGPPGQPRTACGVTDRATPPPSSHHTSKETASVSSLPKNKEEVVSFTAPSSSYFPITLGMHICFRYEVLEVLGIGTFSIVVRAVDHAASPLSPERHCALKLIRRELLYQNAAQAEWAICERLKECCAAMHPCSGSNFREDASGAAADYRAGASVHRRPSASLPSALPWLSMADQRTLLFGSVLTPRSRFEYRGYHVIVFPLLGFSVRDVVELRRESREAKAGHAVSASSSLLLASAPPSQAGGQAAGTLPTKVVGSVLAQLAHALHFMHHCAHVLHGDIKPENIVFVDRSVSGRSSSINGHLAESGGAASQQPPPRPPSQQPLLQAPLPHNGDAGALPTSLSMHPFHRVCLGFPSSSLSNTAAPPPPVTHSGTVPRRSHATEHLERRFGADVGDRESPSSSTSTCSSSLPCLRAPHPPPRNIEIVDGPDRGATIMSCGHSVQHPGGEVASSSQRCPSGGDLHDQCITDGASVSLAGRSLCMTGSRTGVLTPSPHSTSTGAGLVEGSVGYVAACTTLSEAPRCSSGSSREVSPSYTTRSGHDSGGGDEASSTVTPSALTRLTYALPHAMAASTAATTSSRIALIDLGHAHHILPGTTATAFPLQSPSYRCPEMSLRLPYTTAIDMWSVGCVLYELHTGHALFPDVCDDATMLQSAVRVLGMPDAAFLTTVKTCWRKYKQHKASTVRASARAQGDVTSSDTGSQKVQLHLRQAHPQERRLAVDGEDANQDEEAIIVERCWREFIQVLNDAAGHQREHERRLKGQQESSTPPVMENSQRSPRGAALPLQNGSGCTTTWETAEQLALLKVMFPGGQVHESDQCFFLPSKCDWHRYAWVDFLLGCLYWDAGERLTATEAQVHPYLASSFSPEVAAATAVTANNAAASSGMDRKDAVDDTTMSASGVSAASSDAVPRRVVAPTIRPTHCSGLHYLRRHPLTARLLNSAAEAASQPSSPHGSDSTASDDAAPLLAPLLMNPSAIVLFELPSSNRAAPSARMWKEHQQHLSHCYDSALDIHSMLQTPAERLALSPYHNSDHRRNLFDRTGSYPFRVVFSESDQGTESSVVVSAESSVRGNLAGTQKPRNDDQTSAVMVLPLN, encoded by the coding sequence ATGCTGTCCTCCACCGACTCGCCGCGGGCGCACACGTCGCCGACGGAGAGCCGCGCTGCGCCTAACGGCCTCACTGAGGCTGATACCGCGTCTCCGACGCGTCGCGAGAGTCTTGTCCCGCAGCTGGCACCCTCCTGCGTCATCACCCCGCTGCAGGGGagtgcggcgtcgccgagaacgctcagctgcagccgtGGTAGCAGTGAAAAGCACTTAAATGAAGCAGACGCGTCGCATTTGCAGCACCCACTGTCGCCCAACGCCCTTTCTACGCAGCTCACCCCGAGCACCCCGGCGAAGCAGCGACTGCTATGTCgaggcgctcctccgccatcgttgcagcagcagctgagtCCAGCCCTGCCATCGTTGGCACGGCGCCTCTGGAACCAGTTCCCTGTACGCGAGCACCCTTCCCCCCCGCGAGGCAAGAATGCGAGCGATGTCGGAGCAGAGGAACGGGCCGCCGCGCAGTTTTCAATGTTGGACGTGTTTAATGTTGGAAATGACGCCAGTCCGCAGCTCTCGACGCTCCTCGGCTCGCcaacgcggcgcagcgagaaCTCCCCTGCACTTGAGCGGGTCGGCTCATCGCAGTCGTCTTTGTTTTCGACGCCAATGACGCGTCGTCTGCAGGGATGCATGACGAAGGAGTCCCCCGATTATCGGGCGCTGCCAGCCCCGCACACCTCACCACCCCCACTCACCTTCAGCACGGCGGATCTGGCGAGTGTGGACAGCGACAAGCGAATGAGGAATGTGCACAGGCGCCAGGATGGCTGGGTGAGGTCACCCAAGGCGGactgccgcgcctccgcttgccggcagccgcaccctGGTGGCCATTACTCGACCCCCGTCGCATCccttgcgccgccgccagtgcCGCAGCATGGCAAGATCTCTCCCCACGAGCCCACTCGTGCCGCTTCAGGTCGCACCGCCAGCCGGTCCATTGGCCGCAAACGTGACGGGTACACACGCTCCATTGCGCGCTTCCCATCCGTGTCAGCCGCCGCTACTCCCTTTCGGGACCTCGATCAGCACCTTCCATCGGAGTCAGCATTTTTCCCCACCAGCTCGAGCGAGGGCCGGCCTCACAGGTACACTGTCTCCCCTGCAAAGCCAATGTCGCCgatgagagagagcaagTCACGCAGCACCGGCCGTAGTCCATCTTCTGATGCAGTGGGTGGTGCACGCCACTTTTCCAGCTCTGTAGAGAAAGCATCGGTGTTCAAGGAGCTGTTAGCTCTCGATCATGACGTCGTTTGTGCCTCAAGTGAGGCAaccgcgtcgtcgcggcgatgcggccgtcgccgctacAGTGCCAACACGAGCCCCCCGCATGATGGGGACTACATCGGCGATGCCTTGACAGCGTCGGCAGATCAGCGGATGTTTCTGCAGATTAAGAGGCAGTCGAAATTCTGGCCCTCTGACAACACCAGCTGCCGTTTCAGCAACGCCGTCATCGGGAGCACAGCCCGCCGGGgcgtgaggcgcagcagcagcagccacacggCAGATCAAGGCGGCCGGTCAGCTTCCTCCATGCCTCTCTCAGCTGTGATGGGGGTAATTCCACGTGAGGATTTTGTTCACCGCTTAGGTGGCGATAGTATGCAaagcctctcctctcttccacAACTACATCAACAGCAGTTGCAGCAACTCCCTGCTTCTCCCTCCGCCCCCCCGTTGCCGCGGGCCAGAACTCTCATGGCAAGTATCATGCACGACCACGCGCCGTGTTCTTCTCTCAGGCCGCCGGAGCTGACCCCGGCAGCGATGGAGTGGCGCGAGAGTGCAGAAATGCTGGTGGACTCTTGCTGCTACACTCCGTCGATCGtcgtcgagcagcagcagcagcagcagcttctttTAACCCCGCTGATGGACCAACCGGCGGagcacagcaccgccagTGTACAAGAGCGTGGCTCTTTAGGTCACCGCGTCAGCCTCTGCAGTCGGCACCGCAGGTCCGTAGCCAACGGCTCCATCTCCACggctcgcagcagcagcagcagcaacgcgagcaggcggtgcagctgcagctctgcgccaccggcacccGCGCACGCAAATGCGGAGTCGTCTATGTCCTTGAAGGTACCCGCACTAgtaccaccgccgccgtggacgcCTAGAGACGCGCTGTACTGGATGCGAAATCGGCtcacgctgcaggagcaggaAGAGATTCTGGGGTACGACGTGGTATATTACTGCGGGCCTCCCGGGCAACCGCGCACGGCGTGCGGGGTAACGGACCGCGCAACACCTCCGCCTTCATCCCACCACACCTCGAAGGAGACTGCAAGCGTCAGCAGCCTTCCTAAAAACAAGGAGGAAGTAGTATCTTTCACCGCCCCATCTTCCTCGTACTTCCCGATCACCCTAGGCATGCACATATGCTTCCGTTAcgaggtgctggaggtgctgggGATCGGCACATTCAGCATCGTTGTGCGCGCCGTCGACCACGCagcctcgcctctctcccctgaGCGGCACTGTGCGTTGAAGCTGATTCGGCGCGAGTTGCTATACCAGAACGCGGCACAGGCAGAGTGGGCCATCTGCGAGCGACTGAAGGAGTGCTGCGCAGCGATGCACCCCTGCAGTGGAAGCAACTTTAGGGAGGACGCAagcggggccgccgccgactATCGGGCCGGGGCATCGGTGCATCGCAGGCCCTCCGCATCGTTGCCATCAGCGCTGCCTTGGCTGTCCATGGCGGACCAGCGCACGCTGCTCTTCGGCTCGGTGCTTACCccacgcagccgcttcgAGTACCGCGGCTACCACGTCATTGTCTTTCCTCTCCTCGGCTTCAGCGTGCGCGATGTGGTGGAACTGCGACGCGAGTCGCGAGAAGCGAAGGCTGGCCACGCCGTAAGCGCGTCCTCTTCCCTGCTGCTCGCTAGTGCGCCACCCTCGCAGGCTGGCGGCCAAGCGGCGGGGACATTACCGACCAAGGTCGTCGGCAGCGttctcgcgcagctcgcaCATGCCCTTCACTTCATGCACCACTGCGCGCACGTCCTCCACGGCGACATCAAGCCGGAGAACATCGTATTTGTGGATCGCTCTGtgagcggccgcagcagcagcatcaacgGTCATCTTGCCGAGTctggtggtgctgcgagTCAACAACCCCCGCCGCGCCCGccttcgcagcagccgctgctccaaGCCCCGCTCCCGCACAATGGTGATGCCGGtgccctccccacctcgcTCAGCATGCATCCTTTCCATCGGGTGTGCCTCGGTTtcccgtcgtcgtcgctctcgaacacagctgcgcctccgcctcccgtCACGCACAGTGGCACTGTGCCCCGCCGCTCTCATGCGACTGAACACCTGGAGAGGCGCTTCGGCGCGGACGTTGGCGACCGCGAAAgtcccagcagcagcacgtcgaCGTGCTCCTCGTCTCTGCCGTGTCTGAGGGCCCCGCACCCGCCTCCGCGGAACATTGAAATCGTCGACGGCCCTGATAGAGGCGCCACGATTATGAGCTGTGGCCACAGTGTGCAGCACCCTGGCGGCGAAGTGGCGAGCAGCTCCCAGCGGTGTCCCTCCGGTGGAGATCTCCACGATCAGTGCATCACCGATGGTGCCTCGGTTTCGCTTGCAGGACGCTCGCTCTGTATGACAGGCAGTCGCACTGGTGTTCTCACCCCCTCACCGCACTCGACGTCAACGGGCGCAGGATTAGTGGAGGGGTCGGTGGGGTATgtggcggcgtgcacgaCCCTTAGCgaggcgccgcgctgcagtaGCGGGAGCAGCCGAGAGGTAAGTCCTAGCTACACAACCCGCTCAGGCCACgacagtggcggtggcgatgaggCAAGCAGCACCGTCACACCCTCGGCCCTCACTCGGCTGACTTACGCGCTGCCTCACGCAATGGCTGCATCAACAGCTGCAACGACCTCGTCGCGGATTGCCCTCATCGACCTTGGCCACGCTCATCACATCCTCCctggcaccaccgccaccgccttcccTCTTCAGTCACCGTCCTACCGCTGCCCTGAGATGTCTCTGCGGCTGCCGTACACCACTGCCATCGACATGTGGTCGGTCGGGTGCGTCCTCTACGAGCTCCACACGGGTCACGCCCTCTTCCCCGATGTTTGCGACGACGCGACGATGCTGCAGTCGGCGGTGCGGGTACTTGGGATGCCAGACGCAGCCTTTCTCACTACTGTGAAGACCTGCTGGAGGAAGTATAAACAGCACAAAGCAAGCACAGTCAGGGCgtccgcgcgcgcgcagggcGATGTGACCTCATCGGACACCGGCTCACAGAAAGTGCAGCTGCACTTGCGTCAGGCACACCCGCAAGAGCGGCGGCTAGCTGTAGATGGCGAGGACGCGAACCAAGACGAGGAGGCCATCATTGTagagcggtgctggcgcgagTTCATCCAGGTGCTGAATGATGCCGCAGGACATCAGCGAGAACACGAGCGACGTCTCAAGGGCCAACAAGAGTCGAGCACGCCACCAGTCATGGAGAACTCCCAGCGAAGCCCGAGGGGAGCAGCCTTGCCTCTCCAAAACGGCAGCGGTTGCACGACTACGTGGGAGACGGCGGAGCAACTGGCGCTGTTGAAGGTAATGTTCCCCGGTGGACAAGTTCACGAGTCCGATCAGTGTTTCTTCTTGCCAAGCAAGTGTGACTGGCATCGGTATGCGTGGGTGGACTTCTTGTTGGGCTGCCTCTACTGGGACGCTGGGGAGCGGCTCACAgcgacggaggcgcaggTCCACCCGTATCTCGCATCCAGCTTCTCTCCTGAagtggcagccgcgacggctGTGACCGCCAAcaacgctgctgcgtcgtcggGGATGGACAGAAAGGACGCAGTGGATGATACAACGATGAGCGCCTCCGGTGTCTCCGCTGCCTCTAGCGATGCCGTTCCGCGAAGGGTAGTGGCCCCCACCATACGCCCCACGCACTGCTCGGGACTCCACTACCTCCGGCGCCACCCTCTGACGGCTCGCCTCCTCAAttcagcggcagaggcggccaGTCAGCCCAGCAGCCCACATGGCAGCGACTCCACCGCCAGTgacgacgcagcaccgctcTTGGCACCCCTCCTGATGAACCCTTCTGCCATTGTGCTGTTCGAGCTCCCCTCTAGCAACCGTGCGGCACCGTCAGCGCGCATGTGGAAagagcatcagcagcatcTGTCTCACTGCTACGACTCGGCTCTGGACATTCACTCCATGTTACAGACCCCGGCCGAGCGACTGGCTCTGTCACCGTACCACAACAGCGATCACCGCCGCAACCTCTTCGACCGCACGGGGAGCTACCCGTTCCGCGTCGTCTTCTCCGAAAGTGACCAAGGAACGGAGAGTTCCGTCGTAGTTTCCGCCGAGTCGTCCGTGCGCGGCAACCTCGCCGGCACGCAAAAGCCGCGCAACGACGATCAGACGTCAGCGGTGATGGTGCTGCCTCTCAACTGA
- a CDS encoding putative guanosine monophosphate reductase, with product MAALGSLPTLPEGLTYDDVLLIPQRSPVRSRKAVNTSTRLSRNIHLKIPIVASNMDTVCEDKTAVTMAREGGIGILHRFCSIEEQCAMVRKVKRAQSFLIEDPRMILPSATKAEALEELNWSGRKGGVSCLMVVDDFTSRRLCGVLSKSDLIFATDSALVETLMTPVSRTVVSTNTAITLEEAREVMRTKRTSNIPLLGPKGELLYLITQSDILKLTGNRNATLDSRGRLIVGAAIGVKKEDHKRAAALVDAGADVLVVDIAHGHSDLCIDMVKALKVNPLTNKVDIIAGNIATAEAAQDLIDAGADGLKIGVGPGSICITRLVAGSGVPQLSAVMDCARVAKKHGVPCIADGGVKTAGDICKAIAAGADTVMLGNMLAGTDEAPGRVLVKDGKKVKIIRGMAGFGANISKAEREKRLDEDVFNDLVPEGVEGSVPCKGPLAPILKQLVGGLRSGISYCGSHSIADMQQRARFVRMSGAGLRESGSHDISKL from the coding sequence ATGGCGGCCCTAGGCAGTCTTCCTACCCTCCCTGAGGGACTCACTTACGATGACGTGCTACTCATTCCGCAGCGCAGCCCTGTGCGCTCTCGTAAGGCCGTcaacacaagcacacgcctCAGCCGCAACATTCACCTCAAGATTCCCATCGTCGCCAGCAACATGGACACCGTGTGCGAGGACAAGACGGCCGTGACGATGGCGCGCGAAGGCGGCATTGGCATCCTGCACCGCTTCTGTAGCATTGAGGAACAGTGCGCGATGGTGCGCAAGGTGAAGCGCGCGCAGTCCTTCCTGATTGAAGACCCGCGCATGATCCTGCCGTCGGCGACAAAGGCAGAGGCTCTCGAGGAGCTGAACTGGTCTGGCCGAAAAGGCGGTGTCAGCTGCCTGATGGTGGTGGACGACTTCACCAGCCGCCGCCTGTGCGGGGTGCTCAGCAAGAGCGACCTTATCTTTGCCACCGACTCCGCCCTCGTCGAAACCCTCATGACGCCGGTGAGCCGAACGGTCGTCTCGACCAACACCGCCATCACCCTGGAGGAGGCTCGCGAGGTCATGCGCACGAAGCGGACCAGCAACATTCCGCTGCTGGGCCCCAAAGGAGAGCTGCTCTACCTCATCACTCAGTCAGACATTTTGAAGCTGACTGGCAACCGCAACGCCACTCTTGACTCGCGTGGCCGCCTCATTGTCGGCGCCGCTATCGGCGTGAAGAAAGAGGATCAcaagcgcgccgccgccctaGTGGATGCCGGCGCGGACGTGCTCGTCGTGGATATCGCGCACGGCCACAGCGACCTCTGCATCGACATGGTGAAGGCACTCAAGGTGAACCCGCTCACCAACAAGGTCGACATCATCGCCGGCAACATCGCCACGGCGGAGGCCGCGCAGGACCTCATCGACGCGGGAGCAGATGGCTTGAAGATTGGTGTGGGTCCGGGCAGCATCTGCATTACGCGCCTCGTGGCCGGCTCCGGCGTGCCGCAACTGTCTGCTGTGATGGACTGTGCTCGCGTGGCGAAGAAGCATGGTGTACCGTGCAtcgccgacggtggcgtcAAGACAGCCGGGGACATCTGCAAGGCGATTGCAGCGGGCGCTGACACGGTGATGTTGGGCAACATGCTGGCGGGCACAGACGAGGCCCCAGGCCGCGTTCTTGTAAAGGATGGCAAGAAGGTGAAGATCATTCGTGGCATGGCTGGCTTTGGCGCGAACATCAGCAAGGCGGAGCGCGAAAAGCGCCTTGACGAGGACGTCTTTAATGATCTCGTGCCGGAGGGTGTGGAGGGCAGCGTGCCCTGCAAGGGCCCCCTCGCTCCGATTCTAAAGCAACTTGTCGGTGGCCTGCGCTCCGGCATCTCGTACTGCGGCTCCCACAGCATTGCCGAtatgcagcagcgcgcaagGTTTGTGCGCATGTCGGGCGCCGGTTTGCGGgagagcggcagccacgATATCTCGAAGCTGTAA